In Hermetia illucens chromosome 1, iHerIll2.2.curated.20191125, whole genome shotgun sequence, one genomic interval encodes:
- the LOC119646651 gene encoding general odorant-binding protein 68-like has product MIRCSVIVVIYTLTVQIVADPSCLNPPPNNFITSCCVRNGHLRDIVAKCNEMIPAQTAARSFCHAECVFNETGLSANNVIQHDKMVEVTKDLFKDTTEFMPVIDAAMKKCKGVAEAKLVKINEIKLDGADKCHPLPALIMSCFLAELFINCPASLWQNTEECTQAKTFMTVCIMN; this is encoded by the exons ATGATCCGCTGTTCTGTGATTGTTGTGATTTATACCCTTACA GTGCAAATCGTTGCCGATCCAAGCTGTCTGAACCCACCCCCGAATAAT TTTATAACAAGTTGCTGCGTAAGAAATGGACATTTGCGGGATATTGTAGCAAAGTGCAATGAAATGATTCCAGCCCAGACCGCTGCAAGGAGCTTT TGCCATGCTGAGTGCGTTTTCAATGAAACAGGATTGTCTGCAAATAATGTCATTCAGCATGATAAGATGGTTGAGGTTACAAAAGATCTCTTCAAGGATACGACAGAATTTATGCCAGTTATAGACGCAGCCATGAAGAAGTGCAAAGGTGTCG CTGAAGCTAAATTggttaaaataaatgaaatcaaaCTTGATGGAGCTGATAAATGTCATCCTTTACCGGCACTGATCATGAGCTGTTTCCTGGCTGAACTGTTTATAAATTGTCCAGCATCTCTGTGGCAAAATACCGAAGAGTGTACCCAGGCAAAGACGTTCATGACAGTTTGTATAATGAACTAA